A region from the Acanthopagrus latus isolate v.2019 chromosome 8, fAcaLat1.1, whole genome shotgun sequence genome encodes:
- the myo5c gene encoding unconventional myosin-Vc isoform X2 gives MGDMDPHIFAVAEEAYKQMARNHKNQSIIVSGESGAGKTVSARYAMRYFAVVSKSGSNTRVEDKVLASNPITEAIGNAKTTRNDNSSRFGKYTEISFDKKYRIIGANMRTYLLEKSRVVFQADNERNYHIFYQLCSCAQLPEFKHLRLLSADKFQYTCMGGEITIEGVDDKKDMEETRRTFSLLGLKEDFQSDVFKVLAAILHLGNVEIKSSGGDKSSVPSGDPHLAVFCELLKVSAVELVRWLCHRRIVLVAETVVKPVPKKRAVNARDALAKQIYAHLFDCIINRINTALKVPAKQHAFIGVLDIYGFETFDINSFEQFCINYANEKLQQQFNLHVFKLEQEEYMKEDIPWTLIDFYDNQPVIDLIEAKMGILDLLDEECLFPQGTDQSWLQKLFNYLEPNPLFEKPRLSNEAFVIQHFADKVEYQCRGFLEKNRDALYEELVDIMRDSKFPFLAHFFQEEERNAANSKGVKVRPARPAVKQANKQLRTSVGDKFCSSLSLLMETLNATTPHYVRCIKPNEEKLPFEYDSRRVVQQLRACGVLETIRISAQSYPSRWTYIEFYSRYSILMTHQEADQSDKKQTCKNVLQRLIQDPNQYKFGRTKIFFRAGQVAYLEKLRLDRLRGACVTIQKHVRGWSRRRKFLRMRQAAIIIQEYIRGKRTVRKTVTAATLKQGWASVVIQRHWRGYRMRQVYQVVRLASVTIQAFTRGWMARKRFKKMMKEQKALVLQKYARAWLARRRFQTMRRLVLNVQLSYRVQQLRKKIEEQSKENRGLMERLTSVANSHSQSVDRLQVLEAQLEKVNSQKESLEAREKKAKEDASLTIAKLQKEADALNVEKQNLEKQFEASTKEAKESFDQIKRSLVEEKDYEARLRKIAENNIEIQRQDHEKEVETLKEEIKRLKEERVGLQRKVEENVRTNSDLQEQVIQLSKHVKVIPELRRDLNNLQNQRNSMDRKVKQQSEQARVKMNDITRQLLGGVVEEDVLLGLNPDNSEKIYEMEDLLEAFDGLQKATRILQNHQREQKESYETQVEGFKLKVDHLQNENTELQKLFQEKSNINEDIRQEVSRLSSENSVIPELKLQVSELQRQKQELEAHVEEQSRELAEKTEEITDVLQRKIEEESSQRRHFEGKAEELEELKGELRGQIEELEEENDHLKRQQLMDSEAKIKLRQEISRLTAENMDIEELLDQKDRLIKKLLNQIKSLEVSQKAGKPSAPAMPKDYLGMLECKREDEPRLIQNIILDLKPRGVVVGMIPVLPAYIIFMCVRHADYLNDEGKLKSLMNEVIKAIKKVIMSYQKDFELLSFWLSNIYQLLNCLKQYSGEEEFMKQSTPRQKKNCLQNFDLSEHRQILSDLAIHIYHQFISVMEKSLTPAIVPGMLEHESLQGISSMKPTGFRKRSNSIYEDSETYTISSIIQQLSVFHSTMSQHGMEQGLVKQAVKQLFFLVGATTFNNIMLRKDMCSCRKGMQIRCNISYLEEWLKEKELQSSNAIDTLRPLSQAAWLLQVNKSTDDDAKEISDKCTELNSVQIVKILNSYTPIDDFEKRVSSSFVRKVQSLLQDRDGSSQLMLDSDYRFQVTFPFCSSPQALELMQVPSSLHLSFLTRI, from the exons ATGGGAGACATGGACCCTCATATATTTGCAGTGGCAGAGGAGGCTTACAAACAGATGGCCAG aaaCCACAAGAATCAATCCATCATCGTCAGTGGGGAATCTGGGGCCGGTAAAACAGTGTCTGCTCGATACGCTATGAGGTACTTCGCTGTCGTGAGCAAATCTGGAAGTAACACTCGAGTTGAAGACAAAGTCCTGGCGTCCAATCCGATAACAGAG GCAATAGGAAATGCAAAGACCACCAGGAATGACAACAGCAGCCGCTTTGGGAAATACACAGAGATCAGCTTTGACAAGAAGTACCGGATCATCGGAGCGAACATGAGGACGTATCTCTTAGAGAAATCCAGAGTCGTTTTTCAG GCAGACAACGAGCGAAACTATCACATATTCTACCagctgtgttcctgtgctcaGCTGCCTGAGTTCAAGCATCTgagactgt TGAGTGCAGATAAGTTCCAGTACACCTGCATGGGCGGTGAGATCACTATTGAAGGTGTAGATGACAAGAAAGACATGGAAGAGACTCGACGGACCTTCTCACTGCTGG GGTTGAAGGAGGACTTCCAGTCGGATGTGTTCAAAGTCTTGGCGGCCATTTTGCATTTGGGAAATGTGGAAATCAAAAGTTCTGGAGGTGATAAATCATCAGTTCCT TCCGGTGATCCACACCTGGCGGtcttctgtgagctgctgaaggTGAGCGCTGTAGAGTTGGTGCGTTGGCTGTGTCATCGGAGGATCGTCCTGGTGGCGGAGACGGTGGTGAAGCCGGTGCCCAAGAAGCGGGCAGTGAATGCCAGAGACGCACTCGCCAAGCAGATCTACGCCCACCTGTTTGACTGTATTATTAACAGAATAAACACGGCACTGAAGGTTCCAGCAAAGCAACACGCTTTCATAGGTGTTCTGGACATTTATGG CTTTGAAACGTTCGACATCAACAGCTTTGAACAGTTTTGTATCAACTATGCAAATGAGAAGCTTCAACAGCAGTTTAACTTG CATGTGTTcaagctggagcaggaggagtacATGAAGGAGGACATCCCATGGACGCTGATAGATTTCTATGACAATCAGCCGGTCATCGACCTGATTGAAGCGAAGATGGGGATCCTTGACTTGCTTGATGAAGAATGTCTG TTTCCTCAGGGCACTGACCAAAGCTGGCTGCAAAAGCTTTTCAACTACCTCGAGCCCAACCCTCTGTTTGAGAAGCCCAGGTTATCAAATGAGGCATTTGTGATTCAGCACTTTGCAGACAAG GTGGAATATCAATGCAGAGGTTTCCTTGAAAAGAACAGAGACGCTCTGTATGAAGAACTGGTTGACATAATGAGAGACAGTAAG TTTCCTTTTCTGGCCCACTTTTTCCAAGAGGAGGAGCGAAATGCTGCCAACAGCAAAGGTGTCAAAGTGAGGCCTGCCAGGCCGGCAGTGAAGCAAGCCAATAAACAGCTGAGAACCTCTGTGGGAGATAAG TTCTGCAGCTCCCTCTCTTTACTGATGGAAACACTGAATGCTACCACCCCTCACTATGTGCGCTGCATTAAGCCCAATGAGGAGAAGCTCCCATTTGA ATATGACTCCCGGAGGGTGGTGCAGCAGCTACGAGCCTGCGGAGTCCTTGAAACGATTCGTATCAGTGCCCAGAGCTATCCGTCCAG GTGGACCTACATCGAGTTTTACAGCAGATACAGTATCCTGATGACACATCAGGAGGCCGATCAGAGCGACAAGAAACAGACCTGCAAGAACGTGCTGCAGAGGTTGATTCAG GACCCAAACCAGTACAAGTTTGGTCGGACCAAGATCTTCTTTCGAGCTGGGCAGGTAGCGTATCTGGAGAAGCTGCGCCTGGACCGGCTGAGAGGAGCCTGCGTGACCATCCAGAAACACGTCCGcgggtggagcaggaggaggaagttcCTGCGCATGAGACAGGCGGCCATCATCATCCAGGAGTACATCCGTGGAAAGAGGACAGTCCG TAAAACAGTGACTGCTGCTACACTGAAGCAGGGCTGGGCGTCAGTGGTGATCCAGAGACACTGGAGAGGTTACCGCATGAGACAGGTCTATCAGGTGGTCCGTCTGGCCTCCGTCACCATCCAGGCCTTCACACGAGGTTGGATGGCCCGTAAACGGTTCAAGAAG ATGATGAAAGAGCAAAAAGCCCTGGTTCTACAGAAGTACGCCAGAGCGTGGCTGGCACGGCGACGATTTCAGACAATGCGTCGGCTGGTGCTTAACGTCCAGCTCTCCTACAGGGTGCAGCAGCTCAGGAAGAAGATTGAGGAGCAG AGCAAAGAGAACCGTGGACTGATGGAAAGACTGACAAGCGTGGCCAACTCGCACTCCCAATCTGTGGACAGGCTTCAAGTGTTGGAGGCACAGCTGGAGAAAGTGAACAGCCAGAAGGAGTCTTTGGAGGCGAGAGAGAAGAAAGCGAAAGAAGACGCCAGTCTG ACAATTGCAAAGCTTCAAAAGGAAGCAGATGCACTAAACGTTGAAAAACAGAATTTAGAGAAACAGTTTGAAGCTTCCACCAAAGAGGCCAAAG AGAGCTTTGATCAAATAAAGAGGAGTCTTGTGGAAGAGAAAGACTACGAAGCAAGACTCAGGAA AATCGCAGAGAACAACATTGAGATCCAGAGACAGGACCACGAGAAGGAGGTGGAAACCCTGAAAGAGGAGATAAAGagactgaaggaggagagagtcgGTCTGCAGAGGAAGGTAGAGGAGAACGTGCGGACGAACTCTGACCTGCAGGAGCAGGTCATCCAGCTCAGCAAACATGTCAAGGTCATCCCCGAGCTGCGCAGAGACCTCAACAACCTCCAGAATCAGAGGAACAGCATGGACCGGAAGGTGAAACAACAGTCGGAACAAGCCAGAG TTAAAATGAACGATATTACGAGACAACTTCTTGGGGGTGTTGTTGAAGAGGACGTTCTCTTGGG CTTAAATCCAGACAACTCTGAGAAGATTTATGAAATGGAAGATTTGCTTGAAGCCTTTGATGGCCTACAGAAAGCTACCAG AATTCTGCAAAACCACCAGAGGGAGCAGAAGGAAAGCTATGAGACCCAGGTGGAGGGCTTTAAATTGAAAGTGGACCaccttcaaaatgaaaacaccgAGCTTCAAAAGTTGTTCCAGGAGAAAAGTAACATCAATGAAGATATTCGCCAAGAGGTGTCCAGGCTCAGCAGTGAGAACTCA GTTATACCGGAGCTCAAACTGCAGgtttcagagctgcagagacaaaaacaagaattgGAGGCCCATGTcgaagagcagagcagagaactAGCAG aaaaaactgaagagaTCACCGACGTCCTTCAAAGGAAGATTGAAGAAGAGAGCTCACAGCGCAG ACACTTTGAGGGGAAagctgaggagctggaggagctgaaggggGAGCTACGGGGCCAAATAgaagagctggaagaggagaacGATCACTTGAAGCGACAGCAGCTGATGGACAGCGAGGCGAAGATTAAACTGAGACAGGAGATTTCACGACTGACTGCTGAGAATATG GACATTGAAGAGCTCCTCGACCAGAAAGACAGATTGATAAAGAAGCTCCTGAATCAAATAAAGAGCCTTGAAGTGTCACAGAAAG CGGGGAAGCCGTCTGCACCCGCCATGCCCAAAGATTACCTCGGCATGTTGGAGTGCAAGAGGGAGGATGAACCGAGGCTCATTCAAAACATCATTCTGG ACTTGAAGCCCAGAGGCGTGGTGGTCGGTATGATTCCAGTTCTGCCAGCATACATCATCTTCATGTGCGTCCGCCATGCCGACTACCTGAACGATGAAGGCAAACTCAAGTCTCTGATGAACGAAGTTATCAAAGCTATCAAAAAAGTCATCATG AGTTACCAGAAAGACTTTGAGTTGCTGTCGTTCTGGCTCTCGAACATCTATCAGCTGCTCAACTGTCTGAAGCAGTACAGCGGGGAGGAG GAGTTCATGAAACAAAGCACTCCCCGCCAGAAGAAGAACTGCCTGCAGAATTTCGATTTGTCCGAACACAGACAGATTCTCAGCGACCTGGCCATCCACATCTACCATCAGTTCATCTCCGTCATGGAGAAGAGCCTCACTCCTGCCATTG TACCCGGCATGTTGGAGCACGAGAGCTTACAGGGGATCTCAAGCATGAAGCCGACGGGCTTCAGGAAGCGCTCCAACAGCATCTACGAGGACTCAGAGACGTacaccatctcctccatcattcagcagctcagtgtctTCCACTCCACCATGAGCCAGCACGGCATGGAGCAAGGCCTCGTCAAACAGGCCGTGAAGCAGCTCTTCTTCCTGGTCGGTGCGACCACCTTCAACAACATCATGCTCCGCAAAGACATGTGTTCCTGCAGGAAAGGGATGCAAATCAG
- the myo5c gene encoding unconventional myosin-Vc isoform X1: MALLELYTEYNRVWIPDAEHVWKSAEIMRDFHSGDNVLELLLEGGTEHYYPVDPLKPQLPPLRNPDILVGENDLTALSYLHEPAVLHNLKVRFVESRIIYTYCGIILVAVNPYKQLHIYGDAIIHAYSGQNMGDMDPHIFAVAEEAYKQMARNHKNQSIIVSGESGAGKTVSARYAMRYFAVVSKSGSNTRVEDKVLASNPITEAIGNAKTTRNDNSSRFGKYTEISFDKKYRIIGANMRTYLLEKSRVVFQADNERNYHIFYQLCSCAQLPEFKHLRLLSADKFQYTCMGGEITIEGVDDKKDMEETRRTFSLLGLKEDFQSDVFKVLAAILHLGNVEIKSSGGDKSSVPSGDPHLAVFCELLKVSAVELVRWLCHRRIVLVAETVVKPVPKKRAVNARDALAKQIYAHLFDCIINRINTALKVPAKQHAFIGVLDIYGFETFDINSFEQFCINYANEKLQQQFNLHVFKLEQEEYMKEDIPWTLIDFYDNQPVIDLIEAKMGILDLLDEECLFPQGTDQSWLQKLFNYLEPNPLFEKPRLSNEAFVIQHFADKVEYQCRGFLEKNRDALYEELVDIMRDSKFPFLAHFFQEEERNAANSKGVKVRPARPAVKQANKQLRTSVGDKFCSSLSLLMETLNATTPHYVRCIKPNEEKLPFEYDSRRVVQQLRACGVLETIRISAQSYPSRWTYIEFYSRYSILMTHQEADQSDKKQTCKNVLQRLIQDPNQYKFGRTKIFFRAGQVAYLEKLRLDRLRGACVTIQKHVRGWSRRRKFLRMRQAAIIIQEYIRGKRTVRKTVTAATLKQGWASVVIQRHWRGYRMRQVYQVVRLASVTIQAFTRGWMARKRFKKMMKEQKALVLQKYARAWLARRRFQTMRRLVLNVQLSYRVQQLRKKIEEQSKENRGLMERLTSVANSHSQSVDRLQVLEAQLEKVNSQKESLEAREKKAKEDASLTIAKLQKEADALNVEKQNLEKQFEASTKEAKESFDQIKRSLVEEKDYEARLRKIAENNIEIQRQDHEKEVETLKEEIKRLKEERVGLQRKVEENVRTNSDLQEQVIQLSKHVKVIPELRRDLNNLQNQRNSMDRKVKQQSEQARVKMNDITRQLLGGVVEEDVLLGLNPDNSEKIYEMEDLLEAFDGLQKATRILQNHQREQKESYETQVEGFKLKVDHLQNENTELQKLFQEKSNINEDIRQEVSRLSSENSVIPELKLQVSELQRQKQELEAHVEEQSRELAEKTEEITDVLQRKIEEESSQRRHFEGKAEELEELKGELRGQIEELEEENDHLKRQQLMDSEAKIKLRQEISRLTAENMDIEELLDQKDRLIKKLLNQIKSLEVSQKAGKPSAPAMPKDYLGMLECKREDEPRLIQNIILDLKPRGVVVGMIPVLPAYIIFMCVRHADYLNDEGKLKSLMNEVIKAIKKVIMSYQKDFELLSFWLSNIYQLLNCLKQYSGEEEFMKQSTPRQKKNCLQNFDLSEHRQILSDLAIHIYHQFISVMEKSLTPAIVPGMLEHESLQGISSMKPTGFRKRSNSIYEDSETYTISSIIQQLSVFHSTMSQHGMEQGLVKQAVKQLFFLVGATTFNNIMLRKDMCSCRKGMQIRCNISYLEEWLKEKELQSSNAIDTLRPLSQAAWLLQVNKSTDDDAKEISDKCTELNSVQIVKILNSYTPIDDFEKRVSSSFVRKVQSLLQDRDGSSQLMLDSDYRFQVTFPFCSSPQALELMQVPSSLHLSFLTRI, encoded by the exons ATGGCTTTGTTGGAGCTGTACACCGAG TACAACAGAGTGTGGATACCAGATGCAGAGCATGTCTGGAAGTCAGCCGAGATTATGAGAGACTTTCACTCTGGGGACAATGTTCTCGAGCTGCTCCTTGAAGGTGGCACT GAACACTACTACCCTGTTGACCCATTAAAGCCACAACTCCCTCCTCTTCGCAACCCGGACATCTTGGTGGGGGAGAATGACCTCACCGCTCTCAGCTACCTGCACGAACCTGCAGTCCTGCATAATCTCAAAGTGCGATTTGTGGAGTCCAGAATCATCTATACTTACTGTG GTATTATACTGGTGGCTGTAAATCCATACAAACAGCTTCATATCTATGGAGATGCAATCATTCATGCCTACTCAGGCCAGAACATGGGAGACATGGACCCTCATATATTTGCAGTGGCAGAGGAGGCTTACAAACAGATGGCCAG aaaCCACAAGAATCAATCCATCATCGTCAGTGGGGAATCTGGGGCCGGTAAAACAGTGTCTGCTCGATACGCTATGAGGTACTTCGCTGTCGTGAGCAAATCTGGAAGTAACACTCGAGTTGAAGACAAAGTCCTGGCGTCCAATCCGATAACAGAG GCAATAGGAAATGCAAAGACCACCAGGAATGACAACAGCAGCCGCTTTGGGAAATACACAGAGATCAGCTTTGACAAGAAGTACCGGATCATCGGAGCGAACATGAGGACGTATCTCTTAGAGAAATCCAGAGTCGTTTTTCAG GCAGACAACGAGCGAAACTATCACATATTCTACCagctgtgttcctgtgctcaGCTGCCTGAGTTCAAGCATCTgagactgt TGAGTGCAGATAAGTTCCAGTACACCTGCATGGGCGGTGAGATCACTATTGAAGGTGTAGATGACAAGAAAGACATGGAAGAGACTCGACGGACCTTCTCACTGCTGG GGTTGAAGGAGGACTTCCAGTCGGATGTGTTCAAAGTCTTGGCGGCCATTTTGCATTTGGGAAATGTGGAAATCAAAAGTTCTGGAGGTGATAAATCATCAGTTCCT TCCGGTGATCCACACCTGGCGGtcttctgtgagctgctgaaggTGAGCGCTGTAGAGTTGGTGCGTTGGCTGTGTCATCGGAGGATCGTCCTGGTGGCGGAGACGGTGGTGAAGCCGGTGCCCAAGAAGCGGGCAGTGAATGCCAGAGACGCACTCGCCAAGCAGATCTACGCCCACCTGTTTGACTGTATTATTAACAGAATAAACACGGCACTGAAGGTTCCAGCAAAGCAACACGCTTTCATAGGTGTTCTGGACATTTATGG CTTTGAAACGTTCGACATCAACAGCTTTGAACAGTTTTGTATCAACTATGCAAATGAGAAGCTTCAACAGCAGTTTAACTTG CATGTGTTcaagctggagcaggaggagtacATGAAGGAGGACATCCCATGGACGCTGATAGATTTCTATGACAATCAGCCGGTCATCGACCTGATTGAAGCGAAGATGGGGATCCTTGACTTGCTTGATGAAGAATGTCTG TTTCCTCAGGGCACTGACCAAAGCTGGCTGCAAAAGCTTTTCAACTACCTCGAGCCCAACCCTCTGTTTGAGAAGCCCAGGTTATCAAATGAGGCATTTGTGATTCAGCACTTTGCAGACAAG GTGGAATATCAATGCAGAGGTTTCCTTGAAAAGAACAGAGACGCTCTGTATGAAGAACTGGTTGACATAATGAGAGACAGTAAG TTTCCTTTTCTGGCCCACTTTTTCCAAGAGGAGGAGCGAAATGCTGCCAACAGCAAAGGTGTCAAAGTGAGGCCTGCCAGGCCGGCAGTGAAGCAAGCCAATAAACAGCTGAGAACCTCTGTGGGAGATAAG TTCTGCAGCTCCCTCTCTTTACTGATGGAAACACTGAATGCTACCACCCCTCACTATGTGCGCTGCATTAAGCCCAATGAGGAGAAGCTCCCATTTGA ATATGACTCCCGGAGGGTGGTGCAGCAGCTACGAGCCTGCGGAGTCCTTGAAACGATTCGTATCAGTGCCCAGAGCTATCCGTCCAG GTGGACCTACATCGAGTTTTACAGCAGATACAGTATCCTGATGACACATCAGGAGGCCGATCAGAGCGACAAGAAACAGACCTGCAAGAACGTGCTGCAGAGGTTGATTCAG GACCCAAACCAGTACAAGTTTGGTCGGACCAAGATCTTCTTTCGAGCTGGGCAGGTAGCGTATCTGGAGAAGCTGCGCCTGGACCGGCTGAGAGGAGCCTGCGTGACCATCCAGAAACACGTCCGcgggtggagcaggaggaggaagttcCTGCGCATGAGACAGGCGGCCATCATCATCCAGGAGTACATCCGTGGAAAGAGGACAGTCCG TAAAACAGTGACTGCTGCTACACTGAAGCAGGGCTGGGCGTCAGTGGTGATCCAGAGACACTGGAGAGGTTACCGCATGAGACAGGTCTATCAGGTGGTCCGTCTGGCCTCCGTCACCATCCAGGCCTTCACACGAGGTTGGATGGCCCGTAAACGGTTCAAGAAG ATGATGAAAGAGCAAAAAGCCCTGGTTCTACAGAAGTACGCCAGAGCGTGGCTGGCACGGCGACGATTTCAGACAATGCGTCGGCTGGTGCTTAACGTCCAGCTCTCCTACAGGGTGCAGCAGCTCAGGAAGAAGATTGAGGAGCAG AGCAAAGAGAACCGTGGACTGATGGAAAGACTGACAAGCGTGGCCAACTCGCACTCCCAATCTGTGGACAGGCTTCAAGTGTTGGAGGCACAGCTGGAGAAAGTGAACAGCCAGAAGGAGTCTTTGGAGGCGAGAGAGAAGAAAGCGAAAGAAGACGCCAGTCTG ACAATTGCAAAGCTTCAAAAGGAAGCAGATGCACTAAACGTTGAAAAACAGAATTTAGAGAAACAGTTTGAAGCTTCCACCAAAGAGGCCAAAG AGAGCTTTGATCAAATAAAGAGGAGTCTTGTGGAAGAGAAAGACTACGAAGCAAGACTCAGGAA AATCGCAGAGAACAACATTGAGATCCAGAGACAGGACCACGAGAAGGAGGTGGAAACCCTGAAAGAGGAGATAAAGagactgaaggaggagagagtcgGTCTGCAGAGGAAGGTAGAGGAGAACGTGCGGACGAACTCTGACCTGCAGGAGCAGGTCATCCAGCTCAGCAAACATGTCAAGGTCATCCCCGAGCTGCGCAGAGACCTCAACAACCTCCAGAATCAGAGGAACAGCATGGACCGGAAGGTGAAACAACAGTCGGAACAAGCCAGAG TTAAAATGAACGATATTACGAGACAACTTCTTGGGGGTGTTGTTGAAGAGGACGTTCTCTTGGG CTTAAATCCAGACAACTCTGAGAAGATTTATGAAATGGAAGATTTGCTTGAAGCCTTTGATGGCCTACAGAAAGCTACCAG AATTCTGCAAAACCACCAGAGGGAGCAGAAGGAAAGCTATGAGACCCAGGTGGAGGGCTTTAAATTGAAAGTGGACCaccttcaaaatgaaaacaccgAGCTTCAAAAGTTGTTCCAGGAGAAAAGTAACATCAATGAAGATATTCGCCAAGAGGTGTCCAGGCTCAGCAGTGAGAACTCA GTTATACCGGAGCTCAAACTGCAGgtttcagagctgcagagacaaaaacaagaattgGAGGCCCATGTcgaagagcagagcagagaactAGCAG aaaaaactgaagagaTCACCGACGTCCTTCAAAGGAAGATTGAAGAAGAGAGCTCACAGCGCAG ACACTTTGAGGGGAAagctgaggagctggaggagctgaaggggGAGCTACGGGGCCAAATAgaagagctggaagaggagaacGATCACTTGAAGCGACAGCAGCTGATGGACAGCGAGGCGAAGATTAAACTGAGACAGGAGATTTCACGACTGACTGCTGAGAATATG GACATTGAAGAGCTCCTCGACCAGAAAGACAGATTGATAAAGAAGCTCCTGAATCAAATAAAGAGCCTTGAAGTGTCACAGAAAG CGGGGAAGCCGTCTGCACCCGCCATGCCCAAAGATTACCTCGGCATGTTGGAGTGCAAGAGGGAGGATGAACCGAGGCTCATTCAAAACATCATTCTGG ACTTGAAGCCCAGAGGCGTGGTGGTCGGTATGATTCCAGTTCTGCCAGCATACATCATCTTCATGTGCGTCCGCCATGCCGACTACCTGAACGATGAAGGCAAACTCAAGTCTCTGATGAACGAAGTTATCAAAGCTATCAAAAAAGTCATCATG AGTTACCAGAAAGACTTTGAGTTGCTGTCGTTCTGGCTCTCGAACATCTATCAGCTGCTCAACTGTCTGAAGCAGTACAGCGGGGAGGAG GAGTTCATGAAACAAAGCACTCCCCGCCAGAAGAAGAACTGCCTGCAGAATTTCGATTTGTCCGAACACAGACAGATTCTCAGCGACCTGGCCATCCACATCTACCATCAGTTCATCTCCGTCATGGAGAAGAGCCTCACTCCTGCCATTG TACCCGGCATGTTGGAGCACGAGAGCTTACAGGGGATCTCAAGCATGAAGCCGACGGGCTTCAGGAAGCGCTCCAACAGCATCTACGAGGACTCAGAGACGTacaccatctcctccatcattcagcagctcagtgtctTCCACTCCACCATGAGCCAGCACGGCATGGAGCAAGGCCTCGTCAAACAGGCCGTGAAGCAGCTCTTCTTCCTGGTCGGTGCGACCACCTTCAACAACATCATGCTCCGCAAAGACATGTGTTCCTGCAGGAAAGGGATGCAAATCAG